The Bactrocera dorsalis isolate Fly_Bdor chromosome 3, ASM2337382v1, whole genome shotgun sequence genomic interval atacatacatatgccgaAAGTTAGGTTAGGAAAATGCGCTATAAATAAAGTGTAGTGCGAGTATCTTATCGCTTATCAGACGCGCTAAGGTACAAACACTTGTGCAATTTTGTTATCGTTGTTGGCCAACACTCCAAAAAGGTGTAATTCTTGAAaatcgccaacaacaaaaaacataaaaacaataaacactCCACTTACGACACTTATGTCGTTCTATTTACGACTcgtatcgatatttttatggtatttaCGAGCAATTCACGATGTGTTATGCCGAAAAAACAATTCGGTTGCATTAACCATAGACGCTAATCAAGCGGAGCGTTTGTAAatagaagtaaaataaaattgtaacagTAAAGTTTATTGAGGTTATTATGTTCCTTTTTTTCATGaagttatataaattatagatacatatatacatgcatataagaGTGTGTACATATGCGAACTTTTTTACGCGATTGTACACGATTTTTCAATTTACTGCTGTTTACTTGATAAAAATGTTTGCGACTATTGATAAAGCGATATTGATTAGAAATTGctattgattcaataaaaaattgaaacgcaaaatttttatacaattcgaAAACTGTCAATACTTTAAGCAAAAAGTTATTGAGATCGTAAAAAATGGTAATAACAAATGCACAGAATCTGAAAGAATCCCGCTTTACCGACAATCGGGTCTACGTAATCTGAACGGTTCGGAATTTCTGGATTTAGCGATGTTTTCTGCATATACGAAACAACATAATTCAGTCTAATCGGTAAATTATTAAGAACCTGAAGAATGATTAAGAAGCTGCGAgctgaaaacaaaaatacattcatAAGCGGAACGAACACGGATTTTTTATCGGCTAAGGACGCTCGAGTGGGCAGCATTCCGCCCCAAACTACTTGAGggatttttttgaaactaaaacaacaacataaagaaGTCTTATAAAATCAGTAAATCAGTGAGAACCTAATGATTGATTAAGAATTTGAAAGCTCAGGCTAAAAAGTTGACATCGTTTTAAGCACTTTAGAATGGCTATTCGTTTTTTTGTCCGATTTATGTTGTGGTATCTAGCAAAGAAACAACCCTTGTCTTTCAAAAGTCTTATAAACGTCCTTTTTAAACACTGAACAGGTTATGTTAAATTTGTCACATGGGAAACGTTGGagaccatatacatatgtaaagtgcatatataaatgatcagcgtgacaagctgagccgatttagtcatgttcgtctgtctgtcggTTTTTCTGTATATACACCATCTATTCCCTCTGTTTCagagatatcgaactgaaatctTGAACAAGTCATTTTCTCCTATTACCTATCTTCAAacccagtattcattattggataatgtTCGACaaaatagaccacgtccagcagaCAGTGAAGAAGACAtagctgagagtatacacgaagaccgcgaaaagtcgagatcttaaattgaaagtgtacaaaGTACAGCTTgcgcaagaactaaagccgctcgaccttcccgaACGAACACTATGGgcacttgaaaagttccaagaagatccgacgttttcaatcCAAATATTGTTCAAGcaatgagacccatttctggctcaatgggtatgcaaacaagcaaaattgccgcatttgggacgaagagcaacctgaagagattcaacaCCAGCCTTTCCATCCTGCAAAAAAAACAACGACTTGGTGTGGTTTGTATgttggtggaatcattggtccaaatttctttaaatgaaGCCGATGAGAACGTATCCGTCAATAACGAGCGTTATCGCGcttgataatcgactatttgatacctgaaattgaagctcatgatctcggcgacGTTTCAAAAAAACGAAGTCACATCCATTGCATCAATCAGTGTATTTATTGGgagaacatttcggtgagcGGATAATTTAACTTGtcagccggtcgattggccaccaagatcgtgtgatatcaaagcgttagactttttactgtgGGGATGGGGTCGATCCCGCTTCGAATCAGgccttagagcaaaacatcTGGCGTGTCGTTCGCCAGTTACCTGtagaaatgctcaaacgaggcattgaaaattggactcaatggatgtaccatttgagacgtagccgcgtccaacatttgaaagagggAATCTTCAAGAAAtcaatgccaaagaatgttctttcgaatgataattcCACATTAAAGTTGAGATTTCTGTTTTTAAGTTTTACAAAGAAGGTATCAAGATTCAGCACGGCCAAGAAGTTAAGCgttacgtttttgtttttaagtagggaacctcgaaatggatcggTCTTTATATATGGTAAATCTGAGATTGATGACGTATTCCCACCACACTTCCTTTTGAGGTGAGACTAGGAAATTACACAAATCTATACTTCCACATTCTTGATAAATtaaattctattatttttaaattctaaagcCAACGCTGCATTCGCTTACCACAGTGATGCTACGCATATTTCTAGCCGTAGAAGTATGTCCATGGAACTACTACAACACCAACTAGGGGATTTGTGGAAAATACCAAAAGGAAATGATGCGCATAGTAAGAAAATGGCAAGTATTGTGgaggtaaatatttttaagccttTCCATAACCATACAAAGCGAGTAGTTATAAGCGAAAAAGGCAATGCGATAAATTATCGGCTGGCATGCGAGTGTGGCAAACGGTCGTTAAATGTTGTCCGCAAAGCGGTAATGATCACCGCCTTACCAAGAACCAAGAAATGGTCAAGCCGCGTGGTGGTGATGCTGGCTAGCTGTGAAGCTACAGCGGCAATGCTGCGCAACGATGACAAGGCATATAcgattcacatatgtacatatgtatgtatgtatggtatataaatGAATGTGAGGCGGCTGAAAAGCACCGACCAAGCTGAACGAATGGCAGTCCGGGTATGAGTatccaattataatttttttataccgaAGTCAATGCAGAATCACGTCGCATCAAGATTAAGAATTCTTTTCTTCACACCTTCAAGTGACGCTTACCAATAACAAGCAGCAGGCACAACGGCAACACCAACAAACAAACCTCCAACCAGCTGCTGAGGCATCCAAATAAAAAACGTAGCTTCAAAGAGAAAAAGAATTTACAAAGAAGGTATCAAGATTCAGCACGGCCAAGAAGTTAAGCGTTACggcaataccaacaacaacaataatatcaacaataacaataatacgaacaacaacaacaacaatcagacCAACCAAATATAACCAGATTTGAAAGGAGCCAAATAAAGCTGACAGCTAACAAAAGGTATAATGAAAAAGTTGAGAAAAGAATTCGCTCGAAATGAATGCCACGAAAAAGTGGCGATCAGACAAAAACTACACTCCCCGAGTCGTATTGTCCGCCAGACCATTGTATCTATAGTACAAATTCACACACATGTGTGTACATCAATCTACATAtgaatgtgtatatgtgtgtgtatgcatgcttGAACATATGTAAGCGAAGGTTGAAGGCATTGTAGATCCATTGGTCATGGAACAAATCAAACCGGACTGAACTGAAATCCAACGCACAACAAATGGTCAAAATATGCCCAAGTTGTGTGCCCGCatgcaacgacaacaacaacaaaatgcagtaagaaaacaaaaatacggGATTATATTGTCTCTTGTAGGGACATGGGTACGACGGCGACGCAACACAGCTGAAACTACAGCCATCAGCTCAACTAAGTAACACCAAAAAATCAGGCGGCACAATGAAATGCAATTTATAAGTAAACGTaggtaagtgtgtgtgtgtgtttgtgtatgtaggTGTATAGATTGGTATAAGATGACATTGATTGTGATACATAGACGCTTAGAGATTATGGCGACCAACAGCctcaaataataaatagtatTCATTGTCAATGAGTAGGATTACCAAGCAAAactacgaaaaaaaaacatgctactaaagggtgattttttaagagcttgataactttttttttaaaaaaaaacgcataaaatttgcaaaatctcatcggttctttatttgaaacgttagattggttcatgacatttactttttgaagataatttcatttaaatgttgaccgcggctgcgtcttaggtggtccattcggaaagtccaattttgggcaactttttcgagcatttcggccggaatagcccgaatttcttcggaaatgttgtcttccaaagctggaatagttgctggcttatttctgtagactttagacttgacgtagccccacaaaaaatagtctaaaggcgttaaatcgcatgatcttggtggccaacttacgggtccatttcttgagatgaattgttgtccgaagttttccctcaaaatggccatagaatcgcgagctgtgtggcatgtagcgccatcttgttgaaaccacatgtcaaccaagttcagttcttccatttttggcaacaaaaagtttgttagcatcgaacgatagcgatcgccattcaccgtaacgttgcgtccaacagcatctttgaaaaaatacggtccaatgattccaccagcgtacaaaccacaccaaacagtgcatttttcgggatgcatgggcagttcttgaacggcttctggttgctcttcaccccaaatgcggcaattttgcttatttacgtagccattcaaccagaaatgagcctcatcgctgaacaaaatttgtcgataaaaaattttcgaaccgaacactgattttggtaataaaattcaatgatttgcaagcgttgctcgttagtaagtctattcatgatgaaatgtcaaagcatactgagcatctttctctttgacaccatgtctgaaatcccacgtgatctgtcaaatactaatgcatgaaaatcctaacctcaaaaaaatcacccgttagaatgCTCTGATGACTTTGAAGTTTATAAAAGACTCactttaatttttgagatataatGCGCCAGCGTTTTGAAAGAGCAAATTCATAGAGATATGAATTTCGTATGTCAcatacattagagcgggtcgattttttcCTATAAAATCACGTATGTAGAAATTTTCGTCAGATCATTCTTAACCCTAAGTGACTATGGctctaaaaccggtttcgagcGAACGATTTTTAGGGcaagtttaaaaaatctgaatgatCGGTTGTATGGGAGATATCTGATATAGTTATTCGATCCgaccgattccgacaaataatcAGTAGAATATCAAAAAGTATCTACGTAATAAATTCGGGATATCCCAAAAACCGACGATAACTTTTTAAGATCCCTATAAAACTTCGCCTTCAAAATCGCTGGCTGGAAACtagttttagacccatagtaTCTTAGGAAAAGTTGTTCAATATACGCGATTTGTGCAACAtaaacgttaacttcagctgcaTCGAAGCTTAATACCATTCACGGGAGCAATTGTTACAGATTAAAAGGTATAAAAAGATGAATAGCTTGATTTTCATGGGCTGGTTTGTTAGACAGCAGATATTGTGGGACTGATAATGAGGTAATAGAAACTCGGTCTGGTGATTGTGGAAGCATCGAAATGTAGTCATTAAATGGAGAGAGGTTAGCTTGTTCATctcgaaataataaataaaaaataatacattccGACAGTTCATTGTTCATCTCCTCAGCCCTGGAGGGAGCATAGTTTGTTCGACGTCCTCAATCCGCGTTGTATAGTTGACTGtgtcaaaaccttttgaaaagACCTAAGCTTCGAGGACAGTCCTCTTACAAGTAGGGTTCTGGTTGAGGTCACGAGCTAACTGGTCGTTAATGATGCAAGGTGCTGTGGTGTTGTTATGCGCTTAGCGGAAGGGTGGTCGGTGATAAATTGAGCACCTTGGTGAGATAATTGAAGATACCGGAACTGATTTTATACGGCCAACGGCTGTTATTTCGAGGATCTAACcctgtttggatcggtaagtaaTATGTTAATTGTGCAAATCCCACAACAACCTGTGCTACGATTCCGGAagtgactcggattttatccggccaaaaTGCTATTTCGAAGATTTAACACTGTTTGGAGGATCTAAAATCTTTTCGCCTTGTCCAACGAACTGTGCAGTATAAACTGTCGGTTAAAATACCTCATgcacttttttgaatttgaggAGGCACGAAAGAGGAATTGAATTTGACACGGTGTACCTCCTCGGATTTGACAGGGGTTTGACAGTAGTCCAAAGCTTTCACACTCCGGCGGAGAATTGCCAATGCTGCACCAATTTCGTACGGTTATGTTGATCTACCAGTTGTCTACAAATTGAGATCAGTTATCCCTCGGATCGACTGGCATAAGAAGTCGCGCTCTTTTGCTATTTGCTAAGACTGCTTCTTCAGATGGGAAATTTGGTCGTTGTTCTTGACCTTTGGATAGCAGAGCTGAAGCAATAGCACCAGCGAGCCTTTGCAAAATTGGACTCAGACTGGTCATCATGCTGCCTAGCTGAGCTTCGTGGGACCATGGAAGTCCCTTTTTCGCTACTCCGCGAAATCGCAGTATAGTacagtcatttaagcttaaattaggtaagaatctcggaattcgatatacccatttatatgacatatattttttcgcggAGTAGCGAAAAAGGGACCTCCACGGTCCCTTCAAaggtgaacttactataatgactggactagTAGTGTGTCGACAACATTTTGACTTTTCGGAGGCCATATTGGACATTTCAGGGAATTAAAATTacgttattaaaatttattattaaaaaagtgtatTAAATTCTGTATAAGCAAAGTAATAAGAAAGGTATTCAGTCTCTTTCAGATTATGCATTTATAAAAGAGACGGCCGCTTGGCGCGGTAAACGACTTAActtggatttttttttctaaatttccagatacatatgtatattgcttttctttcaatttattgCCGGTAATaggcgaaaaaaagaaaaatccgTCACAGCTGCAGGCGGGTGGCGGGAATCCATTTTGACTGCTCATTGTACCTTTTTGAGGATACGAATCTATTCATTTTGCAGTTGATATGCAtaccaacatatgtatgtatgtatgtagcatgcGGGTTGCCTAAgccaagtacatacatatgtatgtacatacatacacatgtgctaCAAAATAGTATGTTCGTCGGCCAGCAGCACCTACCGAACTTCGGACAACAAGCAGCACACAAGAGTCTGCTCTTCGATGCTCTGCCCACAGCAATCCCGCTGTTTTGAACTCACAACtcgtacttttatttttatggctGTGAAGTCGCtgttttgctttcttttgtTGCTTCGCACCTCTCCAACGTTCTTTACCAAGGTTTTTATTGAGCTACCTTCATTGCTTCTTGCcttattttttgtatgtgtttttatttttgttataaaataaagtGTAGGTACAATCGCACATTCGACGAGTTTTTGGTGTTTTCTTCACACCTTCATTGCAATTCACTGGAAAAGACCACTATGAGGTTCTTTTTGTATGCCTATTGTATTGTAGGcattgttatatttttgatgTTGTTGCTAGTCTACAGCAAGCTCAAAAGATGTTTTGAGCAAGCACCGAAAGAGTCGAACTTAAAGCTAAGTTTacttgatatgtacatatgtatgtatttagcatatgtatatgtatgtatgtattttttcacGTGCTACATATTAAGCTCCATATGAAGTTCATGCAGCGCTgagcaaaaaaagcaaatactTCACACAGCTTGGTAAAAACGAGCTGTAAGGTTCTCGGCTTGTCGGCTGTCGGGTGGTGAAACTGTCGTTGCCTTTCACACTATAAATTTCCGTTGTTGGACTGGTCTGcgtttttgtttgtataataTGTAGATGCTGAAGTGAACAATTTTCATTGCTATACCCTTAACAAGAAGATTTAGAAGGAAACGTGTTGGAGCctataaaatgtgtatataaatgatcagtgttgAATTAGCCATTTAGTCGCCcctttttttgagattttgacagttgaaattttacacatgtcCTTTCCTAAAGAAAAAGGTTCTCAAAATCtatttcttgtatggaaaaatttttaatttgaggagatatcacaaaatcgaaaaaaaatattctaaaatatctGAACGTAGTTTTCAGATGAGCtcactatacatatttatagctgccatacaaacttaaggGTCAGAATGAAAAAACCTTGTATGAAAACCTTTTTTATCTGAAgatatattttcacgaaatttcgcataaaataatATCCCAGGCGACTCTACAATATCCAAAAAAAATCAGATCAAACGACTATAACAAGTAGgcaaattgtttatttgtgaatggtattctagcttcggtgcaaccgaagttaacgttttttgttgcattttttccaTCGCTCAACCTTCATCCTACACAACACTAAATAGAACTTTAAAAGAATAATCGTCATGTAGGAAGATACACAATATGAAAACCGTGTACTAGAtaggccacatacatatgtatgtactacattTTTCATCGATTGACTGGACTCACATGATTATGTGcgattataatttttagtttaagaatttatagtttaattaaatttgtatgacaatttggaacaattttttttaaacacacatttttaaatttacactaaaccttataaaatatttcaataattcaaAGTATATCACATAAGACTATTAGCAAAGTCAGAATGTTTTATctgtcaaaattaaataatattcacaaaaattaaaaaaaatatatatgaaacctATATCTGTACAATGACTAACTTCAAGCTAAATGCTGTCACATTTCAATGACATTTGAGATAAATGTAGAAGATAAAAGGAATAAAGAATGAATGCTCCActtttgcaaatgaaaataacatCCCCATAAGATTTGCACCACTATAGAATTTTCCACATCTTAAATTTCAAAGCATTTAAAGCTGTGCTTGCTAAAAAATATGACAGAAGCATGATTTGGGGTGGTTTCACCCCCTTTTCTTTTAACCCCATAACTTTACACAAAACTTTTCCATTACAACAAAATTGTAGATactaaaaaatgtaagttttgGATAAATATACAGCTAGTTCTACAGTTTATATATAACATGCTCACCATCAATTCCAATAGTTGCGCCgtctatttatttaataaaaatttcctttatttgcttgaagaaaaaatccTTATTGTACACTCTACACAAACcagcaatttaatttttgcaaattagaACTGAACAcagattatatttataaaacttattaaattcgtttttttttcaaatttttatatttattttataacaacACATATTTTACATTGATaaacgtatttttaatattttcatgtatCTTATAGGTTTTTCACTCAACACTTAGGAATAGTTTGTGGTAGTTTTTATGCGCGAAGAAAATTACAATTACGCCCAATTCTTAATAACGATATAAACGTATTAAACAACAACGCCACACTGACTGCCGCAGCCTCTGTGTCGTCGGCAATGTTTGTCCGCCCGCTTCGTAATCATTTTCATTTGCCTGATTTTCACTTCGCTgttgctgcacacacacacatactcccACTGAGTTTGTACACTCGAAGCCAATGAAAAAAAGAACAAGAATAGCAAGCTGCTATTCTCTCAGTACACTACTCAATTGTTTTTGTCGTTGTTGGTATTGATGCCACTGCCGCTGCTTCTATCCTACACAGCAGTTGCACACTCGAAAGTGTGAATGCACCACAGacgaatacaacaaaaatagcacCTCACATTCAAccatttaatttgatttgatttcgccttttcttctttttctatgCGCAAgcgtttgtgtatgtgtatgcacttATATGTGTATTTTTGTTCTCCTCTTTTGGGCACTTTCTCGTTTAAATCTGCTTGTTCGGTATTGCCGCGGAGGTATTGTATTTGCTAGCTGCCCAACGCATCCGCTTGgtgcgaaaacaaaaacaacaatacaacataaaacgaaaaacaataCGAAACGTCGACGTCGATGCCGACGTAAGCAACACAGCGAGATTCCGTTTTTCTTCCTACGTTTGGATTGCGTTCTTTTTTTCtacttatttttgcttttgcactgattttgtttttttctcaattGCTTTTGCCCATACACTTTTCGCTTTACATTGCTTGATTCACAGCATAgacaaaatttaattcattttaatgaCGATTTCACTTCGATATCCTTGCTAATATCAAAcacttgtaaaatattttagttattttcatttattttatatgtttaggCACTTTAATTGGTTTATTtctcattgaaatattttataatcaaCAAAATAGAGGGCAGCAAACTTTTCAcgtaaatctaaaatcaaagaACGAAAATTACTAACAGTAGTTGCCACGTTGATGAGCTCAGCGAAACATCACACGctgtaagaattttttatttatcttatagaggtataaaaattaaacgttTTAAGCAAATAGCTCATACTtactgaaaatttatttgtaaaaatcttttttttttgctttatattcAACATCATTGCATCAACTCTTAGATTTCTTCTGTTGCGCAAATATGGCAATGATTGATAAATCAATGCTGTTGTCTTTCTATTGGGACAAGTTCTCAAAAGGCCTTGTTTCtatgatttaatttttgaaatcaatttactattataatattattacagtttgtcaaatataattttcttgctaatatttaattaccttgcaaaaaaacgaaatttcatTCATAATGTTAAACGAAATGTCGTGTCACACGTACATTTATGTAGTTGGTAACGCAACAGAATCAAAACAATCGAACATAAACACAAACCATATGATTTTGACGCTGAagttacttacatacataaatgtttttattgcatCAGTTCTtcaaacaaaatgtttattttacgCACAATatctaaaacaaatttaattcatCAATGTCAACGCACTTTTAATAGTGTTTCAGCAAACAATAGCATTAATTTGCTAACTAAACTTAAAAGCGTGAATTTACAAAAACGTGAACTATGGGGTTACGTAGCAATTGCGTTCAACAAAGTTGACAGTGAACGACTATCCAAAGTGGGACCGGATCGGCTGTGCGCAGAATGGATATTGAAAAATGGTGGTGCAGTCGGTTTAGTAGGCATGCAAAATCGGGTACTTAAGGACTATAATAGTCTGCCACCGGAGTCGGTAAAATTCTATCTGCAAGTCATTGATGCCACTAATGCATCTATTATGAAAATGGGACTCGATCACTTTGCCGGTTGTCGGCATATAGATACAGTTATATTTGACAACTGTAAGCATCTGGAAGATGGAGGTCTTGAAGGTTTAATACATTTGAAAAGCACGCTTAAAAGATTACAAGTTTCTGGTTGCTATAACCTGAGAGACAGCTGCTTTGATGTAGTAGCTCAATTGACGGCGCTGGAACAGTTACGTTTGTTCGATTTGTTATATGTGAAGGATATACAAGGCGTGGCCACTAAACTACGGCAAGCGTTACCAAATTGCAAAATTGAAGTGAGAGCAGCAAAGTAGACTGATTttcaaactgaaaattttaaatactcaAAATTGACATACAtccaaatatttgtgaaaataagTGTCTTTCAAGTGAAACATATGTACGTCATAAATAACGCAggatttggaaaatattttcaatacgtATTCTCACCATTTGTAACGGTTCACGTTGTTGACACACTGAATCAAACCGAACTCTTTTCGAATGCGTAACCGTCGCTGAGTGTATACtcagatataaatatatttgcatactaaattatttaaaacaaaattaattatcttTGATATTTCTGTAGtaagttaagtttttaataaagttaacATTGTTTAATAGCAATTGCGCTAAAAAATATCATTCATTGAAAGCACCATTCCATATTTATCTCCTTCACTAAGCTTGCAATTTTAAGCCAAATAGCttttacacaaaataaataaaacagaaaaaatgtcGGAAATAAAGATGAAGCTAAAACTAGGCGGTAGGCATAAATGCATAGTGCTAAAGTCGAAATTATGTGCAGAGACTATCTATCAgccatttacattaatttcagGGTCTCAATTGCGGCAATGATGCGTTGCACTTCACCCTCCGACTGTTGTAGTTTCTCTGTGTTGGCCGTTTGCACTTCAGCAGGCACTTTAGTTGCATAATCAGCAGCCTGCATAgcttgcttcaatttttgcacaGTTTGGTCTAACTGTTCTTTACGTTTTTGCAACTTTGTAATTTCCTTCTCCGATTCTATGAGACCCTTGAGCAACAAATGCACTTCACATTGCGCACTCACAGTGAGTATGGCGCAACCCGCCGGCGGTTGAGTGTCAAATTCGATTTTAGAACAGTAGGCAATTGTGGTCAAATCGCTAGCATATTTTTTGAGTATCGCATTAGGCTGTTCATCGGTGCAAACAATGTACGCCTCGGTCTTCACTTTATTGGGCAGATTGTAGTCGGAACGTGCTGAGCGTATGATACGCGCTGCTTTCTGCATAAACTCAACATCTTTCTCCACCTTCTCATCGTGCCAAGTAACgttttctgcaaaaaaaaaaaattcactttttggtcaccaaaaacaagaaaaaaatacaacaaaacttACCTGGATATGCGGCTACGGAAATGCTGGGTGTCGTATCGGCGCGTGGTAGACGTTGGAATAATTCTTCGGTAATGAACGGCATGAATGGCGATAGTATGCGCAAACCCAAATCTAAACACACGAAAAGCGTGCGGCGCGCAGCAGCTTTCTGTGCGTCACTGCCATTTTGGAATATCGGCTTCACGCATTCCAGATACACATCACACAAGTCGTACAACCAAAAGCTGTAGCAAGCGCTGGTCGCAGCGGCGAAATCATACTGCGCAAAACCAGTGTTACAAGTCTCAATGGCTGTGGCCAGACGCGATAACACCCACAAATCCATATTGTTTTCATTGCCACTGAGCGGCAAATCCGATTTATAGCGCTCCTCGCCGGTAAAGTACATCAATGCGAATTTCGTTGCATTCCACAATTTGTTGCAGAAGAAACGGTAGCCTTGCACACGATTAATATCCAGATTAATATCACGAGCTTGAGTAATATAGGCGCAGAGTGCAAAACGTAGCGCATCAGAGCCACATTCTGGAATGCCATTGGGGAAATCTTGCTTTTGGCCAGCTTTAGCCTTTTCAATTTCGCGTGGATCCAAATTGGAATCGTACAGCAGCTTATGTAAGTCCTCAAGTGATATGCCTCGAATAACATCCATGGGATCAATGACGTTACCCAAGGATTTGGACATTTTACGGCCATGTGCGTCACGCACCATGGGATGCAAATACACTTCCTTGAAGGGTAATTTGCCGAGCAGCTTTTGCCCGAAGAATACCATACGCGCAACCCAGAAGAAGAGAATATCATGCCCGGTTTCTAGCAGAGTTGTT includes:
- the LOC105226283 gene encoding ATP synthase subunit s, mitochondrial; its protein translation is MFILRTISKTNLIHQCQRTFNSVSANNSINLLTKLKSVNLQKRELWGYVAIAFNKVDSERLSKVGPDRLCAEWILKNGGAVGLVGMQNRVLKDYNSLPPESVKFYLQVIDATNASIMKMGLDHFAGCRHIDTVIFDNCKHLEDGGLEGLIHLKSTLKRLQVSGCYNLRDSCFDVVAQLTALEQLRLFDLLYVKDIQGVATKLRQALPNCKIEVRAAK